From Alteromonas sp. BL110:
GTGTAAATCGTGTCGGCGTCAAACTCAATTGAAAATGCAGAGTGATACCCGTCGTAGTCAATGTCTTGATGTAGCGTTACCCAGCTTTCATAAATCCAGAATTCATTAACGCTGCTAACCACAATATCGCTTGATGACTTATTTACACCAAGGAATTGTTGATGCTTATTGGTTAGATTAAGTGTAGTTTGTTGTGCGTTAACCTTATCGGTAGACTGTTCAACAATACTGTCATTGGCCAGTTCACTCGTGGTTTTCGGCTGTAGTGATTCAGCAGCTAAAAATGGTTTGTCGTAACGGAATTCGGTTGAGGTAACCTGTTTTTCTTCTGAACTACTATCGGTATTTGCATGTACAGGTGACAAAAACGCAAGTTGTAGCGTGGCGATAGCTGAATATGCAGCAAGTGCTGATACTAAGTTTTTCATCTGTCCATCCTTTTCCAATCGATAATGACAGGGTCATTGTTGACGAAAAAAGATGAACAAAAGCTGAAGAGTAACTTAATGCCCCTTCAGCTTATAGGGAAAGTTAAGCGTTAGTCGTCGAAGTGATGATCTTCTTCTTCGTACTCACCTTCTTCACGTGGTTCGAAATACGTGCCCCATCCATCGTAGGTGACATCATGTTTGTCGGCAATCTTAAGCAGTGCGTCTGAATCTGCATTAAGCTTTTCAATGTTAAGCTTTCTTTCTACCACGGCGTCGAAGCAAAAAATGGTTTCGCCGTCATCAAGAATAAGTTCTTCCGCATCAGTCACTTCAAAACCAGCTTTAAATGCATCGACAGCGGCCTTTTCTAATACATCGAAGTCGGTACTGGCGAAATGGTGCTCAATGGTATAGTCGGCATCGGCTTGACTGCCATCTTCTAGAAGGGCATCAATAGTTTCTTGGTTGAACTCGTACCACTCTTCTCTTTCATCGAACTGGGTCATAATAAACACTCGTTAGCAATTTAAGCGCAAGTTTACCTGCTTTTTTCCAGTTCATCGACCTGTGTATTAAGCGCATCAAACTTTTGCTTCATTTCATCATTAAAGTGCACCATCCACTCTTTAATTGTGCGCTCTTCGGTCAGAGGTTGAGGCGCAGCGATATCAATCAACACAATCCCGTTGTTCCAGCGGTTCCATTTAACCTTTTTATGCAGGTTGCTTGCTGTAACCATAACAACAGGTTCATTGGTGGCCTTGGCTAGACGAAACGCACCTTGTTTGAAGGGGAGAATACCTCTGCCGTAACTTCTGGTACCTTCAGGAAATAGCCATACGGAGGTCTTTTTCTTGGCTATACGGTTTGCAGCGATATCCAAGGTGTTTCGCGCTTTCCCTGAATTTTTTCTATCGATCATGATATTCCCCGACAGCCAATAGATTTGGCCAAAAATAGGGATCCACTTCAAACTCTTCTTGCCGATTGTGACTACGCCGGGAAGTGCAGCCTTACAAATTGTAATTACGTCAAAGCTGTTTTGGTGATTAGCGATAAAAACATAGGGCTCGTTCGTTTTTACCGCGGGGTCTCTTTGTATAACAATTTTAAGGCCCACTATTTTAGCCATAAGAGAATACAAACTACCGGCAGCATGCACGTTATCCTTGTGAAAAGGGCGCACAATACAAATGATCAGCAAAATAATGTTGATTAATAAAAAGGCGATAAAAAGTGCCGGGATGCGAAATAAAGCGATCAAAACAACTCCTAGATACAATTGACGCGCGCAGTATAGATGAAGTTTCAGCGTACACTTGTCCGATGAGTTTTTACAGTGTTTAAACCTTATCGGGTCACCTCTTGTGAAAGTTCCTTCTTTATCACCTTTAGTATGAGGAAATTTTGCCGATACCGAATTACAATAATAGAAAGCTCAATAGAATCTAACTCGGTATTCATTACATGCAGACATTTACTCCAGACGACCTAGAAGAAGATATTCTTGCTGACCTTATGGAGGAAATTAACGAACTCTATGAATCAAGTGAGCAAACTTTGATTGAATTAGAGCTTCGGCCGGAAGATAACGAGTTGCAACGGGCTCTGTTTCGTTCAATCCACACCATTAAAGGCGATTTAGGTTTAGTAAATTTCTCTCCTATGATCCCCCTTTTGCAGCATGTTGAAGATTTACTCGATTACTTACGCAAAGGGCAGGTGGCATATACAAGTACTATGAGTGACTTGGTGCTTCTTACCATGGACAGGGTTAAAGCCTTCGTAGAGGCGGTAATGGCCGATGGTAAGGCTGAATACGATGACAACCTTCACAACCAGCTAGTGCTTGCTATCGGTCGTGTTACGCCTGACAATTCTTCTGAACATGAAAAACGTCTTACTGAAGCTGTGTTGTTACTAAACCCAGCGTTAGACATTGTTGCTGACGGCGACGACCCCGAAAACGTGCAAATTAAGCCGCCCACATTAGCCGCTACAGGTATACCGAAAGACATTAGCACTGAGAAAAAACAAGATATCTTGTTTTTCCGCGATCTTATGCAAACTATTGAGCGCCGTTCTAACTATTGGGTTGGAAGAGGTGACCGTATTGCCAAATTGGCCATGTATATCAATGATGTGGCCGAAAATCCAATTGATGAAGACCAGCTGGCGGTAGCCAGTTACGTTCATGATTTTGGTATGGCGTTCATGCCGTTAAAGCTGTTGCATAAAGGCGATGAATTAAGTGATATTGAGTTTAATCTGATGCGGTCTCACGTTTACAAAAGCGCTCGTTTGTTAGAGCACCTGGACCAATGGGATATGGCCCGTAAAATAGTGATGCAGCATCACGAACGTACAGATGGAACTGGATATCCGCTAGGCATAAAAGAAGACGATATCTGTGAAGGCGCTAAGCTGCTTGCAATTGTTGATACTTACGACGCAATGACACACCCAAGGGCGCACAACGAAGACAATGTGCTTTCCAAAAAAGAAGCAGTGATCGAGATCAATCGCAGTGCCAAAGGCCAGTTCAGTATGAAGTGGGTGAGACTGTTTAATCAGGCTATGACAGCGCTTTTAACTAAAGGGCAGTAAACGCTGCCCTTTGTTTGTTTTTTAAATTAGCTATTATTTGAATTAGGTGCCAATTGACTTGTTGGCTGAGAGCTTAATTCAGCTAAAGGCTTCCCAGCTATCTCACAAAGCGAAACAGGTTTAACTCACACCTAATTCCTTGAGCTTACGGGTAAGCGTGTTTCTTCCCCAACCCAAACGTTTAGCCGCATCTTGCTTGTGGCCATGGGTGTGCTGAAGTGCTCGCTCAAGCATAACGCGCTCGAAAGTCAGCATAGCGTCGTTAAGGATATTATGATGGCCATCGCGTAGTTGTTTGTCGGTCCAGCTCGCAAGTAAATCTGGCCAATCGCCAGACTCTGCGCTTGGCTTTTCAATGCTGCTATCGCTGTGAATTTCTGGCGGCAGATCGCTCGGTAAGACCTCTTGCCCACTTGCCATCACCGTTAGCCAGCGGCATACATTTTCTAACTGTCTTACGTTACCAGGCCATGGTAACTGAGACATAACACGCTCAGCTTCTTTAGAAATGCTTTTCGCTTCCACATCAAGTTCTTTGGCCGCTCGGCGAAGGAAATGGCGTGTTAACAACGGAATATCTTCACGACGTTCGTTGAGTGATGGAAGGTGCACACGAATAACGTTCAGGCGGTGAAATAAATCTTCCCTGAACTTTCCTTCAGCAACACGCTGCTCTAAGTTTTGGTGAGTGGCTGCGATAATGCGTACATCAACGCTTACCGACTGATGGCCGCCTACGCGATAAAACTGGCCATCCGCGAGTACTCGCAAAAGGCGGGTTTGCACATCTAACGGCATATCGCCTATTTCATCTAAGAAAAGTGTGCCGCCGTCAGCTTGCTCAAAACGCCCTTGGCGTGCTGCTTGTGCACCGGTAAAAGCACCTTTTTCATGACCAAACAGCTCAGACTCGACCAAGTCAGCCGGGATTGCCGCCATGTTAAGCGCAATGAAAGGCTTACTCGCTCTGGGGCTGTGCCTGTGGAGTGCGTGGGCTACCAGTTCTTTACCTGTTCCCGATTGACCGTTGATAAGTACGCTAATTGAAGAGCGTGAAAGTCGACCTATAGCACGGAAAACTTCCTGCATAGCAGGCGCTTCACCAATTATCTCGGTTACAACGTCTTCAACTTGTGATTTGGATACCGTCGACTGCTCTCTTGCGTGAGCAAGGGCGCGCTGGGTTAAGGTTACCGCTTCGTCAATATCAAAAGGTTTTGGCAAGTATTCAAATGCCCCTTTTTGATAAGCGTTTACCGCACTGTCTAAATCCGAATGCGCCGTCATAATAATTACGGGAAGCAACGGATGGGAAGCGTGTACTTCGTTCAGTAATGTCATGCCGTCCATTTGTGGCATTCTTATGTCTGAAATGATGACTTCGGGGGCTTGACCGCTTTGAAGTTGAAGCAATAAATCTTCAGGGTTTTCAAAACTCAAACAGCTGATATCAGCGGCTTGTAAGGCCTTTTGCAGCACCCAACGAATAGAACTGTCATCATCGACAATCCACACAGACTCATTCGTCATCGTCTGTCTCCTTACGATCTATTGGTATGTAAATTACGAACTCAGTGTGACCAGGGTAGCTGTCTACATCTATTTTGCCGCCGTGGTGGTTAATGAGGGTTTGTGAAATAGACAAACCTAACCCAGAACCATTTTGTTTACTTGTGACCATGGGGTAGAAAAGGGTGTCTTTAACTTCAGCAGGAATGCCTGGGCCGTTATCTATAATTTTTACTTTTGCTACCAGCGCATGACGTTTCGTTTGAATAGTCATTTGGCGCTCTATTCTCGTCACTAGCCTAATTTCAGGGTTAGGGGTTTGGCTCTCGGTTAGAGCCTGAATACTATTTCTAACTATATTAAGTACCGCTTGCTGAATCATGTCTGGGTCTAATAAAAGCGGCGGTATGCTCGGGTCATAGTCACGGACTATGGTTATAGGGTTGTCTGAATCAAAGCGCATTAAGCTACGTATTTTCTCAAGCGCTTGATGCACATTGCTCTCTTCGAACCGAGGCAGTGAATTTGGGCCTAACAAACGGTCCACAAGGTTTCGCAGGCGATCAGATTGCTCAATAATCATGCGCGTGAACTCTTTATGTTCTTCCGACAGCTCTTTTTCTAAAAGCTGCGCCGCGCCACGAATTCCGCCCAGCGGATTTTTTATCTCATGCGCTAGACCACGCACTAGTTCTCGCGCTGCATAATGCTGTGCATTTTGTAAATTCTCACGAGAAATACGTTTTTGTTGATCAATCTTTTTTACTTCGAACAATAGCCGCGGGCCATCTTCAAAGTGTAAGTTGGTAACGGTCAAATCGGCAGATACATAGCGGTTATCTCTAAATGCCAACTTAATTTCGTTTTCGGTAAAATCTTCACCTTTCCTAATAGCCGCTTTTAGTCGTGTGGTTTCTATTGTCCCTGGTAAGAAAAAGTCTTGAAGCGGGTGCCCGATAAGTTGTTTAAGCCCCGTCTCGAACAAAGCTTCGCCCGCGTGGTTGGCGTAAACAATGGTAAGTTTGTTATCTACCATTACCAACGCAGTGTTTAGGCTATTTATAAGCTGTTGTGTTTCTAACTCGGTGGAATGCATCCGAGCTCGTCTCCTTTGCACCATAATTGTGCATTGTAGCGTGCAATGATGCAATGCGCGAATAGAGACTAAGCAAACATAGCTTACTGAACCTCGTTGGTGCGCTTGTATGACAATGGTTGCACGCTATTAGTTATTAATTAACGCCGATGCCTGATGTAGGTAAAGGGTTTGTTCTGGAGACGATGCAAGAGTCTTGCCCGTATTGTTAGTTAGCTCAACTTTAAAAGTATGTGCTCCACGATGGATACCTGAGAGTTTAAATACGCCCGAATTATTGCTTGCAAATGGGGCGTTGTCGAAAATCAATCGGTAAGTAGGCGCTTTAGGTGCACCAGTTTGTGCTGCAGAAATGGTTAGCTCACCTAAGTTATTTCGGATTGTTGCTTCTGGTGCTGGATATTTAATAGTCACGCGATAATTAGGTTTGGGCGCATCAGGCTTAAGCGGCTGCGGGGGAGGTACTTTGGCTGCTGTGACTACGTTTTGCGTTTTATCATCGAATGCTAGTGGCTCAGCATTTTTTTGTGGCTTATCGGTGAAAGTAATAGAGCCGTCTTTTCCTACCACTTTATAGATTGTTTTAGTCGAAGAAGACGAGGAAGTTGATACTGGGGCGCGTGGTTCCTCGGTTGCTTGTGCTTGATGCTGCCCATTGTTTTGATCTTGAATTAGCGAAGCGGCTTGAAGGGGGAACATTCCATTACTGCCACCTAATAGTAGTGAAGCTAAGCAGATGTATCGCATCATGTTTTGCACGTATGGTTTCCTAATCAATCTATTTTGAAATTGCCAACCTAGTACTTTTTTACTTTCGGGCTGTTGCTACATCATTTAAGCGATACCTAAATAAGGGGTAGCCCCTCGCTCACAGGTCTAAATAGGCTATCCTAGGTGATGCTTTTTAGCGTAGACCTAAAGACATAGTAGTTAATTGGAAAGCATAAAAAAAGCCCGCAAAGCGGGCTTTAGTATTTATCGCTATACAGAGTGTTATTACACGCTGTAGTACATGTCAAACTCAACTGGGTGAGTTGTCATGTTAAGTGTAGTTACTTCTTCAGACTTAAGGTCGATGTATGCATCAATCATGTCGTCAGTCATAACGCCACCTGCTTTAAGGAAGTCACGGTCGTTATCAAGTGCTTCAAGCGCCATTTCAAGAGAGCTTGCAACAGTAGGAATTTCAGCCGCTTCTTCTGGTGGTAGATCGTACAAGTCTTTATCCATCGAGTCGCCAGGGTGGATCTTGTTTTTGATACCGTCAAGGCCAGCCATTAGCATTGCAGAGAATGCAAGGTAAGGGTTAGCTGTTGGGTCAGGGAAACGTACTTCAATACGACGCGCTTTATCGCTAGTTACGTGAGGAATACGAATTGATGCAGAACGGTTACGCGCAGAGTATGCAAGCATTACCGGCGCTTCGAATCCAGGTACTAAACGCTTGTAAGAGTTAGTAGAAGCGTTAGCGAAGGCGTTGATTGCACGCGCGTGCTTAATAATACCACCGATGTAGTAAAGTGCTTCTTCAGAAAGACCTGCGTATTTGTCACCTGCGAAGATGTTAACGCCGTCTTTAGAGATAGACTGGTGACAGTGCATACCAGAACCATTGTCACCCACAAGTGGCTTAGGCATAAAAGTAGCAGTTTGGCCATATGCATGTGCAACATTATGTACAACATACTTATACACCTGGATTTCATCCGCTTTCTTAACTAGCGTATTGAATTCACAAGCGATTTCGTTTTGACCCGCTGTCGCTACTTCGTGGTGGTGAGCTTCAATTACAAGGCCCATTTCTTCCATAACCATACACATAGCAGCACGAATGTCATGAGCAGAATCTACCGGAGGTACTGGGAAGTAGCCGCCTTTAACGCCAGGGCGGTGAGCCATGTTGCCGCCTTCAAATTCTTCACCTGAGTTCCACTTTGCTTCTGAAGAGTCAATCTTGTAGAACGAGCCTGCCATATCTGTGTGGAAACGCACGTCGTCGAAAAGGAAGAACTCTGGCTCTGGACCGAAGAAGCATGTGTCGCCGATACCTGTAGATTTCAAGTACTCTTCTGCACGGCGAGCAACAGAACGTGGGTCACGCTCGTAACCTTCCATTGTAGAAGGCTCAACAATGTCACAACGGATATTTACTTGTGTTTCTTCTGCGAAAGGGTCTACAACGCAGCTGTCTGCGTCTGGAAGAAGAACCATGTCTGATTCGTTGATGCCTTTCCAACCAGCAATTGAAGAACCGTCGAACATTTTACCTTCTTCGAAGAATTCTTCATCAACAACACTTGCAGGAATTGATACGTGTTGTTCTTTACCCTTAGTGTCGGTAAAACGTAAATCTACAAACTTCGCTTCACTTTCTTTAATCAGTTCTAATGCCTTATCTACTGACATCGTGTCCTCCAGGTTTAATGTAAAAATGCGGAATGATCAGCTTCACTCCAACAGTGGCAAAAGTGAAAGCGATTATCATGCCATTTACAAGCAAGCCGAATTTTGCGGCATGGACAGGCATATA
This genomic window contains:
- a CDS encoding choice-of-anchor H family protein codes for the protein MKNLVSALAAYSAIATLQLAFLSPVHANTDSSSEEKQVTSTEFRYDKPFLAAESLQPKTTSELANDSIVEQSTDKVNAQQTTLNLTNKHQQFLGVNKSSSDIVVSSVNEFWIYESWVTLHQDIDYDGYHSAFSIEFDADTIYTRAPVYAVLYLGKDGIYDAIHVSSEFYIYSEDSTDTFTIESSLISGFPPGEYDILLELYDADTEALVAFTDAYDDSALAYLPLESENNEYVVEDTVVIVEEHGGAWSLLPLFLLGGIVLTRRLRKLSHH
- the rraB gene encoding ribonuclease E inhibitor RraB; the encoded protein is MTQFDEREEWYEFNQETIDALLEDGSQADADYTIEHHFASTDFDVLEKAAVDAFKAGFEVTDAEELILDDGETIFCFDAVVERKLNIEKLNADSDALLKIADKHDVTYDGWGTYFEPREEGEYEEEDHHFDD
- a CDS encoding 1-acylglycerol-3-phosphate O-acyltransferase translates to MIALFRIPALFIAFLLINIILLIICIVRPFHKDNVHAAGSLYSLMAKIVGLKIVIQRDPAVKTNEPYVFIANHQNSFDVITICKAALPGVVTIGKKSLKWIPIFGQIYWLSGNIMIDRKNSGKARNTLDIAANRIAKKKTSVWLFPEGTRSYGRGILPFKQGAFRLAKATNEPVVMVTASNLHKKVKWNRWNNGIVLIDIAAPQPLTEERTIKEWMVHFNDEMKQKFDALNTQVDELEKSR
- a CDS encoding HD-GYP domain-containing protein — its product is MQTFTPDDLEEDILADLMEEINELYESSEQTLIELELRPEDNELQRALFRSIHTIKGDLGLVNFSPMIPLLQHVEDLLDYLRKGQVAYTSTMSDLVLLTMDRVKAFVEAVMADGKAEYDDNLHNQLVLAIGRVTPDNSSEHEKRLTEAVLLLNPALDIVADGDDPENVQIKPPTLAATGIPKDISTEKKQDILFFRDLMQTIERRSNYWVGRGDRIAKLAMYINDVAENPIDEDQLAVASYVHDFGMAFMPLKLLHKGDELSDIEFNLMRSHVYKSARLLEHLDQWDMARKIVMQHHERTDGTGYPLGIKEDDICEGAKLLAIVDTYDAMTHPRAHNEDNVLSKKEAVIEINRSAKGQFSMKWVRLFNQAMTALLTKGQ
- the glnG gene encoding nitrogen regulation protein NR(I), with amino-acid sequence MTNESVWIVDDDSSIRWVLQKALQAADISCLSFENPEDLLLQLQSGQAPEVIISDIRMPQMDGMTLLNEVHASHPLLPVIIMTAHSDLDSAVNAYQKGAFEYLPKPFDIDEAVTLTQRALAHAREQSTVSKSQVEDVVTEIIGEAPAMQEVFRAIGRLSRSSISVLINGQSGTGKELVAHALHRHSPRASKPFIALNMAAIPADLVESELFGHEKGAFTGAQAARQGRFEQADGGTLFLDEIGDMPLDVQTRLLRVLADGQFYRVGGHQSVSVDVRIIAATHQNLEQRVAEGKFREDLFHRLNVIRVHLPSLNERREDIPLLTRHFLRRAAKELDVEAKSISKEAERVMSQLPWPGNVRQLENVCRWLTVMASGQEVLPSDLPPEIHSDSSIEKPSAESGDWPDLLASWTDKQLRDGHHNILNDAMLTFERVMLERALQHTHGHKQDAAKRLGWGRNTLTRKLKELGVS
- the glnL gene encoding nitrogen regulation protein NR(II), which translates into the protein MHSTELETQQLINSLNTALVMVDNKLTIVYANHAGEALFETGLKQLIGHPLQDFFLPGTIETTRLKAAIRKGEDFTENEIKLAFRDNRYVSADLTVTNLHFEDGPRLLFEVKKIDQQKRISRENLQNAQHYAARELVRGLAHEIKNPLGGIRGAAQLLEKELSEEHKEFTRMIIEQSDRLRNLVDRLLGPNSLPRFEESNVHQALEKIRSLMRFDSDNPITIVRDYDPSIPPLLLDPDMIQQAVLNIVRNSIQALTESQTPNPEIRLVTRIERQMTIQTKRHALVAKVKIIDNGPGIPAEVKDTLFYPMVTSKQNGSGLGLSISQTLINHHGGKIDVDSYPGHTEFVIYIPIDRKETDDDE
- a CDS encoding DUF4124 domain-containing protein — its product is MQNMMRYICLASLLLGGSNGMFPLQAASLIQDQNNGQHQAQATEEPRAPVSTSSSSSTKTIYKVVGKDGSITFTDKPQKNAEPLAFDDKTQNVVTAAKVPPPQPLKPDAPKPNYRVTIKYPAPEATIRNNLGELTISAAQTGAPKAPTYRLIFDNAPFASNNSGVFKLSGIHRGAHTFKVELTNNTGKTLASSPEQTLYLHQASALINN
- the glnA gene encoding glutamate--ammonia ligase gives rise to the protein MSVDKALELIKESEAKFVDLRFTDTKGKEQHVSIPASVVDEEFFEEGKMFDGSSIAGWKGINESDMVLLPDADSCVVDPFAEETQVNIRCDIVEPSTMEGYERDPRSVARRAEEYLKSTGIGDTCFFGPEPEFFLFDDVRFHTDMAGSFYKIDSSEAKWNSGEEFEGGNMAHRPGVKGGYFPVPPVDSAHDIRAAMCMVMEEMGLVIEAHHHEVATAGQNEIACEFNTLVKKADEIQVYKYVVHNVAHAYGQTATFMPKPLVGDNGSGMHCHQSISKDGVNIFAGDKYAGLSEEALYYIGGIIKHARAINAFANASTNSYKRLVPGFEAPVMLAYSARNRSASIRIPHVTSDKARRIEVRFPDPTANPYLAFSAMLMAGLDGIKNKIHPGDSMDKDLYDLPPEEAAEIPTVASSLEMALEALDNDRDFLKAGGVMTDDMIDAYIDLKSEEVTTLNMTTHPVEFDMYYSV